One Leptospira terpstrae serovar Hualin str. LT 11-33 = ATCC 700639 genomic region harbors:
- a CDS encoding ABC1 kinase family protein has translation MDSLSELVSFGWQSSLRVAHSSFVFTSKAIGILTQLAKGQPNHRDIAITLREAFANLGATYIKLGQFIASAPSLFPKEYVEEMQACLDSVRPVAFRDIRSSVERELGGKLESLFHSFEESPLASASIAQVHAAVTKEGLDVVVKVQRPDVHLTLKTDMQILGILTKILEFIAPEFKKSGLTAMFDEFQISILQEIDFIQEAKNIEEFEEYLLRVKESRARVPRVYHTLSTKKVLTMERFYGVPITDEAGLRKFTNNPRKVLSDALEIWFSSLSNQGFFHADVHAGNLMILKDGTIGFIDFGIVGRISPKIWKGLMLFTQGIGIGEPTLVAQGLVEMDSTDSGVNPTLLAKELDSVFNELESVYVHLTDNEMFDESRVNRIMYDMKEIAEKNGLKIPREFALLMKQMLYFDRYVKSMAPEINLFRDSQKFAIS, from the coding sequence ATGGATTCCCTTTCTGAACTTGTTTCTTTTGGTTGGCAATCAAGCCTTCGAGTCGCTCATTCCAGTTTTGTGTTCACTTCCAAGGCGATAGGGATTCTCACCCAGCTAGCGAAAGGACAACCCAATCACAGAGACATTGCGATCACCCTAAGAGAAGCATTTGCAAACCTTGGTGCCACCTACATCAAATTAGGTCAGTTCATAGCCAGTGCCCCTTCCCTCTTTCCCAAAGAGTATGTAGAGGAAATGCAGGCCTGTTTGGATTCTGTCCGCCCCGTTGCCTTCCGGGACATACGATCCTCCGTAGAACGGGAATTGGGTGGAAAATTAGAATCGTTATTCCATAGTTTTGAAGAATCTCCTCTAGCCTCTGCCTCCATTGCACAAGTCCATGCGGCCGTCACCAAAGAAGGTCTTGATGTCGTTGTCAAGGTCCAGAGGCCTGATGTCCACCTAACGTTAAAAACTGATATGCAGATTTTAGGAATCCTTACTAAAATTTTGGAGTTCATTGCACCTGAATTTAAAAAATCCGGACTTACTGCAATGTTTGATGAATTCCAAATTTCTATTTTACAAGAAATTGATTTTATCCAAGAAGCAAAGAATATTGAAGAGTTTGAAGAATACTTATTACGAGTGAAAGAATCTAGAGCCAGAGTTCCCCGAGTTTATCATACTCTTTCCACAAAAAAAGTTTTGACCATGGAACGATTCTATGGTGTCCCCATTACCGACGAAGCGGGTCTACGGAAATTCACAAACAATCCAAGAAAGGTTTTAAGTGATGCACTCGAGATTTGGTTTTCTTCTTTATCCAACCAAGGTTTTTTTCATGCGGATGTCCATGCAGGAAACTTAATGATTCTAAAGGATGGAACCATTGGTTTTATTGACTTTGGAATTGTGGGTAGGATCTCTCCTAAAATCTGGAAGGGACTTATGTTATTTACCCAAGGAATTGGAATTGGTGAACCTACATTAGTGGCTCAAGGTTTGGTCGAAATGGATTCAACTGATAGCGGTGTAAACCCTACGCTACTTGCAAAAGAATTAGATTCAGTTTTTAATGAATTAGAATCAGTTTATGTTCATTTGACCGACAATGAGATGTTTGACGAATCCAGGGTAAATCGAATCATGTATGACATGAAGGAAATAGCCGAAAAAAATGGATTAAAAATCCCAAGAGAGTTCGCTCTCCTCATGAAACAAATGTTATACTTTGATCGTTATGTAAAATCCATGGCTCCTGAAATCAACCTATTCCGCGACTCACAGAAATTTGCAATCTCGTAA
- a CDS encoding FeoA family protein produces the protein MTIQDLKIGETAEIVSLDSKLLPKPMLTELLELGFFPGAVITLKHKSLLLGKMVCTLSGTTIALRINDGNAIEIKLRQT, from the coding sequence ATGACAATACAAGATTTAAAAATTGGAGAAACAGCGGAGATAGTTTCTTTGGATTCTAAACTACTTCCCAAACCCATGTTAACTGAGTTACTAGAACTCGGCTTTTTCCCAGGTGCAGTAATCACACTCAAACACAAATCATTGTTACTTGGTAAAATGGTTTGTACCTTGAGCGGAACAACCATTGCTTTACGAATCAATGATGGGAATGCAATAGAAATTAAATTAAGACAAACATGA
- the feoB gene encoding ferrous iron transport protein B, translating into MKEKRIYLVGNPNCGKSTLFNQLTGLKQKTGNFSGVTVEKREGILSLDDSDWIITDLPGTYGLGGIAEDKKIAYEILLSRKPEEQVIYVLDALNLERGLQFLLQIIDMGVPAIVVLTMKDVLEKKRIQLDLEKLKKSIGLQFILVNAKSGEGIDTLKEVLKNPNSFQKRTRLWTWGSKEESFLTLAKRKLGITTNEAEFFLSQSLKYINKDPHLSEERYFSKFPEDTKHWLRTEVEGKGFSFYYQEEMIYRSFFIKKVLADVITYPKSTPGSWEEKLDLVLLHPIFGFVCFFLLMGLLFQSLFSFAELPMDLIESGITNLQLFVESFLSEGLFRSLVAEGIIGGVGSVIVFIPQIALLFLFIGILEESGYLARASFLMDRIMGKFGLSGKSFIPLLSSAACAVPAILGTRTIENKSDRFTTIMVSPLVMCSARYPVYILIVGTVFSFPPVFGIFNIQGFVLFSMFFLGMITSFGFALLFRKTVFKEVASYFVMELPRYNIPSIKSLFHTVYGKVKSFLSTAGQIILYISVLLWFLSHFPAEYKNNEWKTSPIESSYIGTVGKVMEPAIEPLGFDWKIGISIITSFAAREVMVSTLAVLYGSEENEEGESLRSTLRTETRADGTLVWTPLSGLSLLVFFAFASQCMSTLAVTKKETGTIFWPIVQFLYMTTLAITASFLIFQLGKILGFS; encoded by the coding sequence ATGAAAGAAAAACGAATTTATTTAGTTGGAAATCCCAATTGCGGAAAATCAACTCTCTTTAACCAACTTACAGGCCTCAAACAAAAAACCGGAAACTTTAGTGGAGTCACAGTCGAAAAAAGAGAAGGCATCCTAAGCTTAGATGATTCTGACTGGATTATCACCGACTTACCAGGGACATACGGTCTTGGTGGAATTGCAGAAGATAAAAAAATTGCCTACGAAATTTTACTTTCTAGAAAACCGGAAGAACAAGTCATTTATGTTTTGGATGCTTTAAACTTAGAGCGGGGTCTTCAGTTTTTACTTCAAATCATTGATATGGGAGTTCCTGCAATAGTGGTACTTACCATGAAAGATGTTTTAGAAAAAAAAAGAATCCAATTGGATCTCGAAAAACTAAAAAAATCGATAGGACTCCAATTTATTTTGGTAAATGCAAAATCGGGTGAAGGAATTGATACCTTAAAAGAAGTATTAAAAAACCCAAATAGTTTTCAGAAACGCACTCGTTTATGGACTTGGGGATCGAAAGAGGAATCTTTTTTAACCTTAGCAAAACGAAAGCTCGGAATTACAACAAACGAAGCAGAATTCTTTTTGTCTCAATCTCTAAAATATATAAATAAAGATCCACATTTAAGTGAAGAACGTTATTTCTCTAAGTTTCCCGAAGATACAAAACACTGGTTACGAACAGAGGTAGAGGGAAAAGGTTTTTCCTTTTATTACCAAGAAGAAATGATTTATCGGTCTTTCTTTATTAAAAAAGTTTTGGCAGATGTGATTACATATCCGAAATCCACTCCTGGTAGTTGGGAAGAAAAATTGGATTTAGTTTTATTACATCCAATTTTTGGATTTGTATGTTTTTTTCTTTTGATGGGACTTCTTTTCCAAAGTTTATTTAGTTTTGCCGAACTTCCTATGGACCTCATAGAATCAGGGATCACAAACTTACAATTGTTTGTGGAATCTTTCTTAAGTGAAGGTCTATTCAGATCTTTGGTGGCCGAAGGAATTATTGGAGGAGTGGGAAGTGTGATTGTTTTTATTCCTCAAATTGCTCTTCTCTTTTTATTTATCGGAATATTAGAAGAGTCAGGTTATTTAGCCCGCGCCAGTTTTTTAATGGATCGGATTATGGGTAAATTTGGTCTCTCTGGAAAATCCTTTATCCCTTTGTTATCTTCTGCGGCCTGTGCGGTTCCTGCAATCCTTGGAACAAGAACCATCGAAAATAAATCTGACCGTTTTACAACGATTATGGTGTCACCACTTGTGATGTGTTCCGCAAGGTATCCGGTATATATTTTAATTGTGGGAACAGTATTTAGTTTTCCACCTGTATTTGGAATTTTTAATATCCAGGGGTTTGTTTTGTTCTCAATGTTTTTTTTGGGAATGATCACTAGTTTTGGATTTGCTTTACTCTTTCGCAAAACCGTATTCAAAGAAGTTGCTTCCTATTTTGTGATGGAACTTCCAAGATACAACATTCCTTCTATAAAAAGTTTATTTCATACAGTTTATGGAAAGGTAAAATCATTTTTATCTACTGCAGGTCAGATCATTCTATATATTTCTGTGCTTCTTTGGTTTTTAAGCCACTTCCCTGCTGAATATAAAAATAACGAATGGAAAACTAGTCCCATAGAAAGTTCTTATATTGGAACGGTCGGGAAGGTTATGGAACCTGCAATTGAACCTCTTGGTTTTGATTGGAAAATTGGGATTTCCATTATCACTTCCTTTGCTGCCAGAGAAGTGATGGTCTCCACCTTAGCGGTATTATATGGATCGGAAGAAAACGAAGAAGGTGAATCATTACGCTCCACACTTCGTACAGAAACAAGAGCAGATGGAACTCTCGTTTGGACGCCACTTTCTGGTCTTTCTCTTCTAGTATTTTTTGCCTTTGCGAGCCAATGTATGTCCACCCTTGCTGTTACCAAAAAAGAAACAGGGACTATATTTTGGCCGATCGTACAATTTTTATATATGACAACTCTTGCCATTACCGCCTCGTTTCTAATTTTCCAATTGGGAAAAATTTTAGGATTTTCTTAA
- a CDS encoding N-acetylneuraminate synthase family protein, giving the protein MDFKIGTKTLTRKSEPYLVAEIGLNHNADMEIGKRTIAKAKESGAHAVKFQTYRTEEFIDESNPDVKFLFDIFKTYELNETEHLELQKTALDLGLDFFSTPLCESAVDLLCGLNVPILKIASGDIVNLPLLKKSVQSGKPLIVSTGAALPEEVTRAISFFQNNQTEVCLLHCVSMYPTPLNKVNLQSIPFYLDTTDYVVGFSDHSDGTMASSAACALGAVVFEKHFTLDRNLEGPDHGISMDPIMFSKLANDLKQSFEMGGKYGKNAHSEETSGWFYGRRSLYKKGSSILSLRPALHTKDKNVLDSWEIDRVGNPSGIPEGPVRLSPTSK; this is encoded by the coding sequence TTGGATTTTAAAATTGGCACAAAAACTTTAACTAGAAAATCAGAACCATATCTGGTAGCAGAAATCGGCCTAAACCATAATGCCGACATGGAAATTGGAAAACGAACGATCGCAAAAGCCAAAGAGTCCGGAGCCCATGCGGTCAAATTCCAAACCTACCGAACCGAAGAGTTTATCGATGAGTCGAATCCCGATGTAAAGTTTCTTTTTGATATATTTAAAACTTATGAATTGAATGAAACCGAACACCTAGAATTGCAAAAGACTGCTCTTGATTTAGGACTCGACTTTTTTTCCACTCCTCTTTGTGAATCCGCAGTAGATCTGTTATGTGGACTGAATGTTCCTATTCTAAAAATAGCATCTGGTGATATTGTCAACCTACCCTTACTTAAAAAATCAGTCCAATCAGGAAAACCACTAATCGTATCCACAGGGGCTGCTTTACCCGAAGAAGTGACGAGAGCTATTTCATTTTTTCAAAATAACCAAACGGAAGTTTGTTTACTCCATTGTGTGTCCATGTATCCCACTCCCTTAAACAAAGTAAACCTTCAGTCCATTCCTTTCTATTTAGATACAACTGATTATGTGGTAGGATTTAGTGACCATTCCGATGGAACTATGGCTTCTTCTGCTGCTTGTGCTTTAGGAGCCGTTGTTTTTGAAAAACACTTCACTTTGGATCGAAACCTAGAAGGGCCCGACCATGGAATTTCTATGGATCCAATTATGTTTTCAAAACTTGCCAATGACTTAAAACAAAGTTTTGAAATGGGTGGGAAGTATGGTAAAAACGCTCATTCAGAAGAAACCAGTGGTTGGTTTTATGGCAGACGGTCTTTATACAAAAAAGGTAGTTCTATTTTGAGCCTAAGGCCAGCATTACACACGAAAGATAAAAATGTTTTGGATTCTTGGGAGATCGATAGAGTGGGAAATCCTTCTGGAATACCAGAAGGACCGGTCCGTTTATCACCTACTTCTAAGTAG
- a CDS encoding vitamin K epoxide reductase/DsbA family protein, which yields MNRKNLALAGVIGGVIGLIVSFLLAIEYFGVGTENIANSACSALGGGDSCLKVAESAYSAIPGVPFLGNVPIALLGFGFYGLLAYSFFLVTRAKSNEEVSKFISLLFPVLVLGLILDLVLFGISVGIIGTICQLCFVTYIVTIALLGILFLLWKTEGKPKLNFPVAIKEGITTLGLVYFFSFSLGYASSKMWVSGSNSNTLATSRGMDSKEIQSKIAVYFQEPTLGIQVAGSPFIGKKDAPITIVKYADYNCGHCLHTSHILHTVLSEYDGMVRVVYKNFPLDGTCNRLMQQPRPDASSCVAAIAAICADKQGKFEPMYRGLYDNLEKGVAHSGSSVVNLANSIGLNVNSLKACMASKEAQNQLNSEIDEAEKLNIQSTPSLYVNDRKIESGTPNPIFLKTLLEQIIQKM from the coding sequence ATGAATCGTAAGAATTTAGCATTAGCAGGAGTGATCGGTGGAGTCATTGGACTCATTGTCTCTTTCCTATTGGCAATCGAATACTTTGGCGTTGGAACCGAAAACATAGCCAATTCCGCATGCTCCGCGTTAGGTGGTGGTGACTCTTGTTTAAAGGTAGCAGAGAGTGCTTATTCGGCAATTCCTGGAGTTCCTTTTTTAGGGAACGTACCCATTGCCTTACTTGGATTTGGTTTTTATGGATTGTTAGCTTATTCTTTCTTTTTGGTGACCAGAGCCAAATCAAACGAAGAAGTTTCTAAGTTCATTTCTCTCCTGTTTCCAGTTTTAGTTTTGGGATTGATTCTTGACTTGGTTCTCTTTGGAATTTCGGTGGGTATCATCGGAACCATTTGCCAACTTTGTTTTGTTACTTATATTGTAACAATAGCTTTACTTGGTATTTTGTTTTTACTTTGGAAAACAGAAGGAAAACCAAAACTTAATTTCCCTGTGGCAATCAAAGAAGGGATCACAACTTTAGGTCTCGTTTATTTTTTTAGTTTTTCGTTGGGATATGCATCAAGCAAAATGTGGGTCAGCGGATCTAATTCCAATACCTTAGCAACTTCAAGAGGAATGGACTCAAAAGAAATCCAATCTAAAATTGCTGTATATTTTCAAGAACCAACTCTCGGAATCCAAGTGGCAGGTTCCCCTTTTATTGGTAAAAAGGATGCACCTATAACTATTGTTAAGTATGCAGACTACAACTGCGGTCATTGTTTGCATACAAGCCATATCTTACATACGGTGCTTTCCGAATATGATGGAATGGTTCGAGTGGTTTATAAAAACTTCCCATTAGATGGAACTTGTAACCGTCTGATGCAACAACCAAGACCTGATGCCTCTTCCTGCGTCGCTGCCATTGCTGCTATTTGTGCTGACAAACAAGGAAAGTTCGAACCTATGTATCGTGGACTTTATGATAACTTAGAAAAAGGTGTGGCTCACTCTGGATCTAGTGTAGTGAATTTAGCAAATTCGATAGGACTTAATGTGAATTCATTGAAGGCATGTATGGCATCCAAAGAAGCACAAAACCAATTGAATTCTGAAATTGATGAAGCAGAAAAGTTAAATATTCAATCCACTCCTTCCCTTTATGTCAATGATAGAAAGATTGAAAGTGGAACTCCAAATCCAATTTTTCTAAAAACACTCCTCGAACAAATCATCCAAAAAATGTAA
- the hisA gene encoding 1-(5-phosphoribosyl)-5-[(5-phosphoribosylamino)methylideneamino]imidazole-4-carboxamide isomerase translates to MLVLPAIDLLDNEAVRLLQGDYSKKTVYSSEPEKMIQVFEEQGATLIHIVDLNAAKTGKSENEKAIRKIKDNCSVELELGGGIRSLENMKFYDGLGVTRFILGTVAVEDPKVVEEGLKIFGQDRIVIGVDAKDGLVRTKGWETNSGIKYTEFLKTMYGMGIRHVIFTDISKDGMMAGPNTAVYLELLSLFPDLQLVASGGVSSTQDLVDLYEASKGKLFGAITGKAIYEGKLDLKESIRILSKKRNEN, encoded by the coding sequence ATGTTAGTATTACCTGCGATTGATCTTTTAGATAACGAAGCCGTACGTTTACTCCAGGGCGATTATTCCAAAAAAACTGTGTATTCTTCTGAACCGGAAAAAATGATCCAAGTGTTTGAAGAACAAGGTGCCACTCTCATCCACATTGTGGATTTAAACGCAGCCAAAACCGGAAAGTCAGAAAATGAAAAAGCAATCCGTAAAATCAAAGACAATTGTTCCGTAGAATTAGAATTAGGCGGTGGGATTCGTTCTCTTGAAAATATGAAATTTTATGATGGGTTAGGGGTAACTCGATTCATTTTAGGAACTGTTGCTGTCGAAGACCCAAAAGTTGTAGAAGAGGGTTTAAAAATTTTTGGCCAGGATCGCATCGTGATTGGTGTGGATGCCAAAGACGGATTGGTTCGAACCAAAGGTTGGGAGACCAATTCTGGAATTAAATATACTGAATTTTTAAAAACTATGTATGGAATGGGAATCCGCCATGTGATCTTTACAGACATATCAAAAGATGGAATGATGGCGGGACCAAACACTGCGGTGTATTTGGAGTTGTTATCCTTATTCCCCGATTTGCAACTTGTCGCTTCGGGTGGGGTCTCTTCAACGCAGGATTTAGTGGATTTGTATGAAGCTTCTAAAGGAAAACTCTTTGGAGCTATTACTGGAAAAGCCATTTATGAAGGAAAATTGGACCTAAAAGAAAGTATCAGGATTCTAAGTAAGAAGAGGAATGAAAATTGA
- the hisH gene encoding imidazole glycerol phosphate synthase subunit HisH, giving the protein MIAVLDFGMGNIHSLLKAVSLYTSDFQFTSDIETVKKADKIILPGDGHFDKAMQNLNEAGFSSVLKEHVEAKKSLLGICIGYQVLFEDSDETSKTGTTIPGLGLIRGKIRKFEGKQNLKVPHMGWNKLFDIKAKNTKLLKGIPNESFMYFIHSYRPVGVDRMDITANCHYYGESFPAVVEKETVFGTQFHPEKSDTTGLGILKNFIEL; this is encoded by the coding sequence GTGATTGCAGTTTTAGATTTTGGAATGGGGAATATCCATTCCTTACTCAAGGCTGTTTCTTTATACACAAGTGATTTTCAATTTACAAGTGATATCGAAACAGTTAAAAAAGCAGATAAAATCATATTGCCGGGCGACGGACATTTTGATAAAGCAATGCAAAATTTAAACGAAGCAGGATTCTCATCTGTTTTAAAAGAACATGTAGAAGCTAAAAAATCACTTCTTGGGATTTGTATCGGATATCAAGTGTTATTTGAAGATTCAGATGAGACATCCAAAACAGGAACCACCATTCCCGGTTTAGGACTCATTCGTGGTAAAATTAGAAAGTTTGAAGGAAAACAAAATCTAAAAGTTCCGCACATGGGTTGGAACAAACTTTTTGATATCAAAGCAAAAAATACAAAATTACTCAAAGGAATTCCTAACGAATCTTTTATGTATTTTATCCATTCTTACCGGCCCGTTGGTGTAGATAGAATGGATATCACAGCTAACTGTCATTATTATGGAGAGTCTTTTCCTGCTGTTGTGGAAAAAGAAACTGTGTTTGGAACCCAGTTCCATCCAGAAAAATCAGATACAACGGGACTCGGAATCCTTAAAAATTTTATAGAACTTTAA
- the hisB gene encoding imidazoleglycerol-phosphate dehydratase HisB — protein sequence MVESRKTSETDIRLDLNVRGTGVYQFDTEIPFFEHMLSHISKHGLIDMNLKLRGDIGIDCHHSVEDTAILMGQMIHNQLGDKKGIFRYGHFTLPMDEVLTTVAVDLGGRFYFKYTGPPLDGKFGIYDAELTLEFLQKFALNAKMNLHVVVHYGENRHHIHESIFKGLGKALRQAIAIDAAASDQIPSTKGMLE from the coding sequence ATGGTGGAATCAAGAAAGACATCCGAAACAGACATCCGGCTCGACCTAAACGTCCGAGGCACCGGGGTTTACCAGTTCGATACAGAAATCCCGTTTTTTGAGCATATGCTCTCCCATATCTCCAAACATGGCCTCATTGATATGAACCTCAAACTCCGAGGAGATATTGGTATCGATTGCCACCACTCGGTGGAGGACACTGCCATCCTTATGGGACAAATGATCCACAACCAGTTAGGTGACAAAAAAGGGATCTTTCGTTATGGTCATTTTACTTTGCCCATGGATGAAGTGCTGACCACTGTTGCAGTGGATCTTGGGGGAAGGTTTTATTTTAAATACACGGGCCCACCTTTGGATGGGAAATTCGGAATTTACGATGCAGAACTGACACTCGAGTTCCTTCAAAAATTTGCTCTGAATGCCAAGATGAATTTACACGTAGTGGTTCACTATGGAGAAAACCGCCACCACATCCACGAGTCCATTTTTAAGGGACTAGGTAAGGCATTACGCCAAGCGATTGCCATTGATGCTGCTGCCAGTGATCAAATCCCGTCTACCAAAGGTATGTTGGAGTGA
- a CDS encoding LIC11177 family protein: MPVDKKSSVEEVLKREKLAKEFEKEKRSSEQKAIEQAAAKLSEQSPETSPETAKTSKFITNIDIAFSQAKTDLRFYFLNDGTYADDFKRMFLENEPLFKRYGITSQKYLEYIRESFDRYKKIHDMMPLDPMKPKHFKYVEDSISELVRMFNQRFGK; encoded by the coding sequence ATGCCTGTAGACAAGAAATCCTCAGTGGAAGAGGTTCTCAAACGCGAAAAATTAGCAAAAGAATTCGAAAAAGAAAAACGTAGTTCGGAACAAAAAGCGATCGAACAAGCGGCCGCTAAATTGTCTGAACAGAGCCCAGAAACTAGTCCCGAAACAGCTAAAACTTCAAAATTCATTACCAATATTGATATCGCCTTTTCTCAGGCAAAAACGGACCTGCGTTTCTACTTCTTAAACGATGGAACCTATGCGGATGATTTCAAGAGGATGTTCCTAGAGAACGAACCTCTATTCAAACGGTATGGAATCACAAGCCAAAAATATTTGGAATACATTCGTGAGTCATTTGACCGTTATAAAAAAATCCATGATATGATGCCCTTGGATCCTATGAAACCCAAACACTTTAAGTATGTAGAAGATTCCATTTCGGAGCTTGTACGTATGTTCAACCAACGTTTTGGGAAATAA
- a CDS encoding rhomboid family intramembrane serine protease: MSRNRGQSPSLFGNPILHPLNVILIINCLIFFLQYFANQQLIYRFGLTPDFVLGGAVWQVFTYGFLHAVELIPFHLLVNMYGMYMLGSNIIPIIGKTKFTILYFASQIGAGIFVVLSAYLNEMLGGNIPLLESMTTQTIGASGALFGLLALFGIFYPNAELLLFIFPVKAKNAVWVSLVIGYLISQIGNGAISNTCHLGGALTALLLYKLFQKQIKPGSLPYIPGLEWEAPRETKIQSKTKPQVIEDLFLDQKKINENVLGQIDSKKDLPSIINYLQGMQVANANICPPSTYNTEDPICLRCEWLVNCALRKAKE; encoded by the coding sequence ATGTCTAGAAATCGAGGCCAGAGTCCTAGTTTATTTGGGAATCCCATCCTTCATCCCCTGAATGTAATTCTCATAATCAATTGTCTTATTTTTTTCCTCCAATACTTTGCAAACCAACAGTTGATCTATCGATTTGGATTAACACCTGATTTCGTGTTAGGTGGAGCTGTTTGGCAAGTATTCACATATGGATTTTTACATGCGGTAGAACTGATTCCATTTCATTTACTTGTGAATATGTATGGAATGTACATGTTAGGATCCAACATCATTCCTATCATTGGAAAAACTAAATTTACGATTTTGTATTTTGCCTCCCAAATTGGTGCTGGAATTTTTGTAGTTTTGTCAGCCTATCTAAATGAAATGTTAGGTGGAAACATTCCTTTATTAGAATCTATGACCACACAAACCATCGGTGCTTCCGGTGCTCTTTTTGGACTCCTAGCTCTCTTTGGAATTTTTTATCCCAATGCGGAACTGCTTCTGTTTATTTTTCCTGTGAAGGCAAAAAATGCGGTTTGGGTTTCCTTAGTGATTGGATACTTAATCTCTCAAATTGGAAATGGAGCGATCTCTAACACCTGCCATTTGGGTGGAGCCCTTACGGCTTTGCTCCTCTACAAACTGTTTCAAAAACAAATCAAACCAGGAAGTCTTCCTTATATTCCTGGATTGGAATGGGAAGCACCTAGAGAGACCAAAATCCAGTCCAAAACCAAACCACAAGTCATTGAAGATCTTTTCCTTGATCAAAAAAAAATCAATGAAAACGTTCTCGGTCAGATTGATTCTAAAAAAGACCTGCCATCGATAATAAATTATTTACAAGGAATGCAAGTGGCAAATGCCAATATTTGTCCTCCGTCTACGTATAACACCGAGGATCCGATTTGTTTGCGTTGTGAGTGGTTAGTAAATTGCGCCTTACGAAAGGCAAAAGAATAA
- a CDS encoding Crp/Fnr family transcriptional regulator, translated as MAELPLNPDCFACDYKNHNVLHCAAHETIERINEGKDFTIFPRGKHLVTSGVKADGFFFIKSGLVRSYVQLASGKEQTLRLSGPGDWVGFRDCISDSISHHNVIAVEDTHACYITGVLIEALVADDINFQKEVFRQMAKEWQEMEEHVVSLGTKQVHEKLAEILIVLDNAQGRKNQVELKVTRDVLATFIGTKTETLVRALSDLKAREFISVDKNRIDILNREALYSLSKIA; from the coding sequence ATGGCCGAACTTCCTCTCAATCCTGACTGTTTTGCTTGTGATTATAAAAATCACAATGTTCTGCATTGTGCTGCACATGAAACCATAGAAAGAATCAATGAGGGTAAGGACTTTACCATTTTTCCTAGGGGAAAACACTTAGTGACTTCTGGGGTCAAAGCCGATGGTTTTTTCTTTATCAAGTCGGGTCTTGTTCGCAGTTATGTCCAACTCGCTAGCGGGAAGGAACAAACCTTACGTCTCAGTGGTCCTGGGGACTGGGTTGGATTTCGGGATTGTATATCCGATTCAATTTCTCACCATAATGTGATCGCTGTAGAAGACACCCATGCTTGTTACATCACAGGTGTCCTTATCGAAGCCTTAGTTGCCGATGATATCAACTTCCAAAAAGAAGTTTTCAGACAAATGGCAAAGGAATGGCAGGAAATGGAGGAACATGTGGTTTCTCTGGGAACCAAACAGGTTCACGAAAAATTAGCAGAAATACTGATCGTTTTGGACAATGCACAAGGTCGAAAAAACCAAGTGGAATTAAAAGTGACACGAGATGTCCTCGCTACCTTTATCGGAACCAAAACGGAAACATTGGTTCGGGCACTTTCTGACCTCAAAGCAAGGGAATTCATTTCCGTAGACAAAAACCGCATTGATATTCTGAACAGGGAAGCTTTGTATTCCCTTTCAAAAATCGCCTAA